The proteins below are encoded in one region of Micromonospora pisi:
- a CDS encoding SRPBCC domain-containing protein: MSSTQVSQQIAAPRSVVYRALLDPDAIARWRVPDGMSSQVHEFEAREGGRFRVSLTYDSPDGTGKSAPHTDTYHGHFLRLVPDERVVEVMEFETTDPALLGTMTMTTTLTDSDGGTNVLVVHEGLPDGVAAADNETGTRMALAKLARLVEGVPSGPFG, encoded by the coding sequence ATGTCTTCGACGCAGGTGAGCCAGCAGATCGCAGCGCCGCGTTCGGTCGTCTACCGGGCGCTGCTCGACCCGGACGCGATCGCACGATGGCGGGTTCCCGACGGCATGAGCAGCCAGGTGCACGAGTTCGAGGCCCGCGAAGGCGGCAGGTTCCGCGTGTCGCTCACCTACGACAGTCCGGACGGAACCGGCAAGTCGGCCCCGCACACCGACACCTACCACGGGCACTTTCTCCGACTCGTACCCGATGAGCGGGTGGTCGAGGTGATGGAGTTCGAGACCACCGATCCCGCGCTGCTCGGCACGATGACGATGACGACCACGCTCACCGATTCCGACGGTGGCACCAACGTCCTCGTCGTACACGAGGGGCTCCCGGACGGTGTCGCCGCCGCCGACAACGAGACCGGTACGCGGATGGCGCTGGCGAAGCTCGCCCGGCTTGTCGAGGGTGTCCCGTCAGGTCCGTTCGGGTAG
- a CDS encoding universal stress protein, which produces MDVTAAAGRVVVGVDASIGGLQALRFAVTQARVSHRPLRAVRAWSGPTTWRDPARMVERWRDELARGAHRYVMSAFVTALGSVPDDVVVDVAVPEGDPGPSLLGYAASEADLLVVGGRSARFGRSTGPVTRYCLARARVPIVVVPAPGWVRAATIRRVAHEIERDLERLSRRPLA; this is translated from the coding sequence ATGGATGTCACCGCTGCCGCCGGTCGGGTTGTCGTCGGCGTCGACGCGTCGATCGGGGGCCTGCAGGCGCTGCGTTTCGCGGTGACCCAGGCCCGGGTGTCGCACCGTCCGTTGCGGGCGGTGCGGGCGTGGTCGGGGCCGACCACCTGGCGTGATCCGGCCCGGATGGTCGAGAGGTGGCGGGACGAGCTTGCCCGGGGAGCGCATCGGTACGTGATGTCGGCGTTCGTCACCGCGCTCGGGTCGGTCCCGGACGATGTTGTCGTCGATGTGGCCGTCCCCGAGGGGGACCCCGGGCCTTCGTTGCTCGGATACGCCGCGTCAGAGGCGGACCTGCTCGTCGTCGGCGGGAGGTCGGCGCGGTTCGGCCGGAGCACCGGTCCGGTCACGCGTTACTGTCTGGCCCGGGCCAGGGTCCCGATCGTCGTGGTGCCCGCGCCCGGATGGGTCCGCGCGGCGACGATCCGGCGCGTCGCCCACGAGATCGAACGTGACCTCGAACGCCTGTCCCGGCGTCCCCTTGCCTGA